GGAGCATCTTCTCATCTTCATTCATTGGTCATGGCACAGAAGGGAAGAAGCTTAACCCAGTAAGTGCTGAGTTGTGGATATGGGAAGGAATAATAGATGGAGTACATTCAGCATGAGGACACACATGAGACTTTTGGTTGCCATATGGGAGGATATCAATATGAAATATTTAGTTATAAGGGCTGTGAAGTTTATGTTTTTACTAGTGTTGAGGGTAACAAAAAACTTAATCAAAATTTCCCTTCTACCCACACTGGTTCTTCTTTCCATAGGTGCCTTAACCAAAATAGCAGTGCATGGGTCCTTCGAAACTGTTTCCTAAGTACTCCAAAGAATTATGGAAGTTGTGATGAAGATGATGACAGCAATAAGAATGACAGGGACAACATCATGAACCATTATTGGGAGATTTCTCTGTGTCTGGCTCTGAGCTCTGTGTTCTGTGcagctattttcattttatctgctTCATCTTACTGTAGTTAAAAGTGCACAGATTataatcatttttcaaaaatgaaagagcaCATTGTTTAATGTAACCTGTAGTAAGTGCTCAGGTACCAACAATTATAGCCATGTTTCTATTAAGCTGTCTGATTACAGAGGCAGAGCATCATAGAAGGACACTGACAGGATGGCTATTTGACAAACCAATCAGCCATTTCACATTGGGAAGAAAATCTCTCCACTAAAACATTGGAATACATTTTTAGGGACATATCTGCAGGAGAATGTATTCATGCAGAGATAATAAGAACTCATATTTTATTAGCAATTTTCAGAACAGTAACATAATTTTATGTATGCATTATTAAATGGTAATTATTTACTGTTGGTAGTAGGTATTGTTTGCTATAATAATAGCCCATATTTGTggatcatttattttatattcttttagcaCAACAGGGTATTGAAATCACAGCCTTGtgattgttaggcaggtgctctacaacttgagtcactccaccacctCTTTTTGTGTTAgtaatttttgagatacagtctcactttCTACCTGTGTTTGGACAAATATCCTCCTAAATATGCTTCCTCAAATAACTGGGATGAAAGGTGTGCAATATTGCACCCCACCATTGATTGACATGGGTGGAGCCTTGCAAACTGTTagcctgggctgggcttgaacaTTGATCTTTCCAatttctgtcttccaagtggctaggattatacgCTTGAGCCATCATACAGCTTCATGGAAAATTTTCTAAGTGAGATTGGTTTGCATccctcctgaaagaaaataacattggaactttaaatacagaaaatttgaTGAAATTTGTGCCAGTGTAAGGCCAGGGTATCTGGATGATTTCAATATACCATGCAAATGTATTAATAGAAGAGACTGGATACCAGTAAACAtacagtataaaatatttttaaaacgcTTTCTTATACAACCTTTTAAAGTAGCCAAATATCCACACTTTACTCTTCAGGGGCAAACATGCTCTTTATAATTGTAATTATGTTATCTCTTGTACTTTTCTGATTTTGATTTTCCCAATTGGATAGTAATGTTTCTTGACAAAATTTAAGCCCGTTTTCTTCATGTAGCTGAAGTAATAGAATTGAAATCCATGTATCTAGAATGATTGATGTGAGAACTCATTAATCAGAGATAAGATTGGTTCTCAAACCTGGACATTGGATCATAAATGCGATTGTTTTTGATCAGGAAACAACGAAGTATATTACTTGCTACTATAGAATACTTAATCCAGAAAAGGTGTAGAGAGTTGTATTATAAACCAGCTATTTAACTGATTTTGAATGGGATTGATACAAATAAACTTGAGAGtaaagtaaataatttcaaaagtgtTTCACTTATCATTTCTATCATTGACAAGCAAAGTGTGTGCTAATGCCACAAGTGTGATCTGTATGCCATGTGACTATGTGCATTTAATTGagccattttatattaaaaaccaAGTTACCAAGACCATTGGTAGAGTTAGAAGTTAATGACTTTACACTATGCAAACAGAAATTGAGAGGGTAATTTCATCCTGGCAGGAAGGAAATCACAAAGCCCCCAGATTATGAAAAATCTCTGGGCATTAATTGGTCCTCTACAATGTTTTCTGATTATGGACTGTATCAAATTTACAATTCAGATAACCTAACCCTACCTCATGGTGTGTGAATAAATATTCCAAATccaggaaattttaaattttaaattttaaataaatataaaaaataaatatattaaaatgagaaCATTTTGCTGCTTCTTAGATTCATTCCATTCGAATTATATGTTTTCTTAAAGGGAGATGGATATTACTTACTCCATATCTTTTAAAAGAGTAGGTTTTATTTTACTATGATCATGAGCTtgttatttcttataattttggCTTTCTAACATTGTTGAGTGTCATTAAAGTACAGATGTATATGAAGAGCCATAGTTAAAGAATTGTAGAGGATTTGAGCTGTCACAATTGAGGAATACTTCTGAATATTTTTGTCTTCAAGAGTGAATTCTAACCTGTGAATACTTGAATTCAAAATATACagtgtatttatttgtgttttttcattccttcttaaaaatcaattttcaatGGTGTCCAAGCAACCCAAAAGCACAAAATCTAACAAGTGTCTCAGAATTCCATCTCATGGAACTCTCAGAAGATCCCAAACTGCAGCCCATTCTCTTTGAATTGCTTCTTTCCATGTATCTGGTCACGACATTTGGCAACCTGCTCATCATCTTGGCCATCATCTCTGATTCCCAACTCCACACCcctatgtacttcttcctcttcaACCTTTCCTTAGCTGACATCTGTTTCATCTCTACCACCGTTCCAAAGATGATTGTGCACATCCATATTCAGAATGGAGTCATTTCCTATGTGGCCTGCCTGTCACAGATGTCTCTCATTATTATGTTTCGGTGTATGGATGACATGCTTctgactgtgatggcctatgaccggttTTTGTCCATCTGTCATCCCCTGCATTGTTTAGTCATTATGAACCCTCGCTTCTGTGGCAccttagtttttgtttcatttttgtttagcaTTATGGATTCCCAGCTGCAAAATTTGATTGTCTTACAATTTACCTGTTTTAAGAATAtggaaatttctaatttcttctgtgacccttcTCAACTCCTTAACCTTTCCTGTTCTGAAACCTTTATAGGTAGCATCGTGATATATTTTATTGGTTCAGTGTTTGGTTTTATTCCCATCTCAGGTATCCTTTTCTCTTATTACAAAattgtttcttccattctgaGAATTCCATCATCAACTGGGAGGTATAAAGCATTCACCACCTGTGGATCTCACCTGTCAgtggtttgcttattttatggaacaggcTTTGGAGTGTACCTTGGTTCAACTGTATCCCATTGTCCCAGCAAAGGTGCAGTGGCATCATTAATGTACACTGTGGTCACCCCTATGCTGAATCCCTTCATCTACATCCTGAGGAACAGAGACATTAGTAGGACCCTGAAGAGGCTCAACTGTAGAAAAAACTTAACTCAGGACATGTTGCATCCATTTGGAATATAGGTTAGAATAGGCAGCAACCAGAAAGCCTATACCTATAAAAACTGCATCCTATCTCTCAAAATTGTTAAGATTTATGACTTTAATTTAATATGTTTCCTAGTAGAATGGTGAGTGACAGAATTGAGAGGGGGAGCATTAATGATTTTTCAAATTGGTGTAATGCCTCTGTCTGGGAACATAAAATGTTACTTTAGGATGATGACAGTGATGGTTACACGAACATATCAGTACAATTTATGCCATCAAATTGTGCACTTAAATGGTTAAAATTGTACTTTTTCTTACATGTTTtaccaaaatgaacaaaagaaataaaaagaaagaaatgggagatTTTAAGAGTTGAAATTAGTGACATACAACACTTTCCTGGAtctccatgaatctgaaacaaaatCGCCAGATTTATGGCTCAGAGGGAGTTCAGTGGCATGGAAAGTCAAGGTACAGAAAAAATAAGCAGTAGACAGAAACCGGATGATAACCAGAAAACCTGAACTTTAGGTTTAGGGAAGAAATAATGAACCTTTCTTTACATTGAGCTCTGCGAAAGATTGTAAGGAAAAGTGAGAATCTTGTTGAGGGAGGCTACAAGCAAAAGACAAAAGGTATCCCATGGGAAGACCCACAGGCATACACCAGTGGGTCTATACgctacaaaaatataatttaaaacaagacatCTACAATACTCTGCAGTAAGCAGATGCTGGCGAAGCAGCCCCTAGCAATTCTTAGCTTGCTTATTGGTGAGGTGAAAAAACCCTAacctgaggagagaaaaagattctaaattttttatttgtatgccCCAAACTCATCCATTCACTGTCTTAGTGAGTGACCACCATGGGAATCAGTGTGAACCCCTCAGTGGACACATGGATGTAAACTCCAGAACTGCAGAACAAACTGGATTCTCACAAGAGGAGAGAAAGCAGATGTCTGTAAATATGAGCCAGGTGCTAAGATGGAAAAGTCCAAGACTAGGACACTTGGCATCAGAGTCCTGGTGCCTTGTCCAGCCAATGTGGCTACTTTGATTTGACTGCCTTGTACAATTCCAAAGTGCCAGAACATTGGTGAATAGCAGCTGTGGCTTAGAAATTTCACATAGTAAACAAGAGTAGACAATGGACCTCTGGTGCTAAGAGGCATCCATTCTGGGGGTTCCTCAGTCTCTGCTAGTTGGTGTaagcagtctgaggccagctcctgTGCTTCCTGAATCAGGAAGCCAGCACACATGAAAACACTGGCAGGAATTCAACTCAGCAGGGAAAACAGGTCAAGAAAGGGATCAAATCATTGTTTTCTCATCATGAGGACAAACATGAAATTTGGGTAGGGGTATTAGAGGATACTGATAGGCAAAGTGTCATCCATGAAGCCTGGAAGTTTATGTGATTGCATCTCACAGGAGTCCCAAAACTGCTTCCCTTCCACACTGGTTCTACTTCCCACAGGCGTCTCATTCATGACAGAAGAAACTGGGTGTCTTTAAACTGTTTCCTAAACTccccaaagaatgagaaatacagTAACCATAACATTGTGAGCTTATACGGAGGAATTTCTAAATCCCAGGATCTGAGTGATGCATTCTATGCAATTTGTATCCTTTCATTTGCACAATATTTCTCAAGTATAAGCCCCTATATTAATAGTATGTTACAGAACAAAGGGGCACTGCATTTTCATGTAGTTTCTTATAAGTTATTGAGTAAAAAGTATAGAAATTTCTGATTTCAGCACATGGGCATCACCTTTAGAGTTTAAAAACACTGCATGTTTCTAATAATATTATCTGACAGGAAAAACCCAGCACCTGatgttctcttttgctttccattttaatttttaaaaatttttgtgctgggggtacatagtggcatttacagaagttcttacattatataaaatatatttctgtgtTCCTTCTTAATTTACCAGTCTCACTGGGACACACCAACCCTCTGCATTGATTATCAGTGATACTTTCTTTTCTCCACTATGTGTTTTTAGAAAGGCCACATAGGTTTTGATGAAGGTGTGGGTCAGAAAGTTACCAGATAACAGTAACGAAAACATGTTCAAAGTTTCTAGTAACTCAATGGTGGAATATTAAGagctaaattaaataaaatattgtctTTCTTTTCAGTCTCCAAACAATTGAGCTCCCTTGAGGTCCTAAGAAGATTGTAgaatgaaaaatttcaattttatgtcTATGGAGGTAGCACACAGTGGGATATGTTTTAGTTCTTCTAAAgagaaattctttcttttgtttaatttataaTTCATAAGGTTTACTCTAAGAGATGTTTAATTTCTACAAGTAAATAATTCCAGGAACTATCTGTCTGCAATATGTTTCCTTAGAAGAACATTTGGTGATTTTGTGGTTCATTTGGTGGCCACAATATATGAAGGAAGtactttctttctaatttttctcaacttttttgtttgtaaatttatttcttaaaaattctcAGATAACATTTTGGAGTTTATTGTGCATAAAATGATGCCTATAAGAATCATGCAATGAAACAGttaaatcatgaaaaataatgaagaattaCCTCACAGAGTAGTCATGCTGGTTGGGAAGAAGACTTAACATCCACTTATCATTTTTCAAGAATGCAATGTATGACCGTTAGTGATTATTATCATAGTGTAAAATCTATCTCTTGCTCCTATTCCTCATATCTAACTGTAATTTTGTATTCTTGACTCAACACACCAACATTGTCCCAAACTCTTTGTAGTTACATTTTGGCTCTCTACTTCTATGACATCAACTTcataaaatccacatatgaatGGAAAACTGCATTGTTCATCTTTATGTACCTGGTTGATTTCATTTAGTACATGTTCTTCTCTTTCATCAATGTTGATGTGAATGACATGAAGACATGATATA
The sequence above is drawn from the Castor canadensis chromosome 14, mCasCan1.hap1v2, whole genome shotgun sequence genome and encodes:
- the LOC109701869 gene encoding olfactory receptor 7E24-like, translated to MELSEDPKLQPILFELLLSMYLVTTFGNLLIILAIISDSQLHTPMYFFLFNLSLADICFISTTVPKMIVHIHIQNGVISYVACLSQMSLIIMFRCMDDMLLTVMAYDRFLSICHPLHCLVIMNPRFCGTLVFVSFLFSIMDSQLQNLIVLQFTCFKNMEISNFFCDPSQLLNLSCSETFIGSIVIYFIGSVFGFIPISGILFSYYKIVSSILRIPSSTGRYKAFTTCGSHLSVVCLFYGTGFGVYLGSTVSHCPSKGAVASLMYTVVTPMLNPFIYILRNRDISRTLKRLNCRKNLTQDMLHPFGI